One genomic segment of Cystobacter fuscus DSM 2262 includes these proteins:
- a CDS encoding YncE family protein — protein MKARDMALQCDVWKAFLAAMFLLGSLVGHEVSAAPFTLFESGQVRPLALSPSGTRLFAVNTPDNRLEVFQVLPTGLLHISSVVVGLEPVAVAARSDNEVWVVNHLSDSVSVVDLSPNGHGGSVVRTLLVGDEPRDIVFAGPGKSRAFITAAHRGQNVPFNPQFATPGIGRADVWVFDANNLGTSLAGNPLSIVTLFSDTPRALAATPDGSRVYAAAFHSGNRTSIVHEILVPNGGESVGGVPGPNVNFEGKPAPETGVLVKFNGTDWLDSLGRSWTDKVRFSLPDKDVFVIDATANPPAQLAGPSGFYSGVGTILFNMAVNPVSGKVYVSNTEARNDLRFEGPGTFAGSSLRGHLHESRISVLGSSGVAPRHLNKHINYAACCAALPNAENDKSLAQPLGMVVTADGATLYVAAFGSSKLGVYSTAALEADTFVPDTANQIPLSGGGPTGMVLDETNGRMYVLTRFDNAISVVDTATKQEVAHLPLFNPEPPSVVAGRPYLYDARKSSSHGDSSCASCHIFGDFDSLDWDLGNPDAAYKLNKNPIVTTPPEFGTDPTFGQDPNFHPVKGPLATQSLRGMANHGPMHWRGDRSGGELATSAQPDSGAFNETEAFKQFNPAFMDLLGRSAQLTPAEMQRFSEFILQVVYPPNPVRNLDNSLTSAQQAGKDFFFNTTSFFHGSCQSCHRLDPNANPGAGPFKGFFGTDGRSAFVATALFPKVPHLRNLYQKVGMFGVAYPFGFLPPDPFMGDQIRGFGFNSDGSIDTMMRFNSGFDHDPIFNSVGIPNTPAGHQAKLDMAEYLLAFDTNLAPIVGQQVTLTPLNAMVAGPRVNLLMARANVGECDLVAKGRNAQNEVGFAYVGNGLFKSDRKSDPLLADAALRLMVTTGLGALTYTCTPPGSGQRIGIDRDLDGHLDGDERLNGTDPANPLSHP, from the coding sequence ATGAAAGCCAGAGACATGGCGTTGCAGTGTGATGTTTGGAAAGCGTTCTTGGCCGCGATGTTCCTCTTGGGAAGCCTGGTGGGCCACGAGGTGTCCGCGGCGCCCTTCACCCTCTTCGAAAGCGGTCAGGTCCGGCCGCTTGCCCTCTCGCCCTCGGGCACCCGCCTCTTCGCCGTCAACACCCCGGACAATCGGCTCGAGGTCTTCCAGGTCCTGCCCACGGGCCTGCTCCACATCTCCTCGGTGGTCGTCGGACTGGAGCCCGTCGCGGTGGCGGCGCGCAGTGACAACGAGGTCTGGGTCGTCAATCACTTGTCCGACAGCGTGAGCGTCGTGGATCTCTCCCCGAATGGGCACGGCGGCTCCGTGGTGCGCACCCTGCTCGTGGGCGACGAGCCTCGCGACATCGTCTTCGCCGGACCGGGCAAGAGCCGCGCCTTCATCACCGCCGCCCACCGCGGGCAGAACGTGCCCTTCAACCCCCAGTTCGCCACGCCGGGCATCGGCCGGGCCGATGTCTGGGTGTTCGATGCCAACAACCTGGGCACCTCGCTCGCGGGCAACCCGCTGTCGATCGTCACCCTCTTCAGTGATACCCCGCGCGCGCTCGCCGCGACGCCCGATGGCTCGCGCGTCTACGCCGCCGCGTTCCACTCGGGCAACCGCACCAGCATCGTCCACGAGATCCTCGTGCCCAACGGTGGCGAGTCGGTGGGCGGCGTCCCCGGCCCCAACGTCAACTTCGAGGGAAAGCCAGCGCCGGAGACCGGCGTCCTCGTGAAGTTCAACGGCACGGACTGGCTCGACTCGCTGGGCCGCTCCTGGACGGACAAGGTGCGCTTCTCCCTGCCGGACAAGGACGTGTTCGTCATCGATGCCACCGCCAATCCCCCGGCGCAGCTCGCGGGCCCGTCTGGCTTCTACTCCGGCGTGGGCACCATCCTGTTCAACATGGCCGTCAACCCGGTGAGCGGCAAGGTGTACGTGAGCAACACCGAGGCCCGGAATGATCTGCGCTTCGAGGGGCCGGGCACCTTCGCCGGCAGCAGCCTGCGGGGCCACCTGCACGAGAGCCGCATCTCGGTGCTCGGCTCCTCGGGCGTCGCGCCCAGGCACCTCAACAAGCACATCAACTACGCCGCCTGCTGCGCCGCCCTTCCCAACGCCGAGAACGACAAGAGCCTCGCCCAGCCACTCGGCATGGTGGTGACCGCCGACGGTGCCACCCTGTACGTGGCCGCGTTCGGCTCCTCGAAGCTCGGCGTCTATTCCACCGCCGCGCTCGAGGCCGACACCTTCGTGCCCGACACCGCCAACCAGATTCCCCTGAGCGGCGGCGGCCCCACCGGCATGGTGTTGGATGAAACCAACGGGCGCATGTACGTGCTGACGCGCTTCGACAACGCCATCTCCGTCGTCGACACCGCCACGAAGCAGGAGGTCGCCCACCTGCCCCTGTTCAACCCCGAGCCGCCGAGCGTGGTGGCCGGCCGCCCCTATCTCTATGACGCGCGCAAGAGCTCGAGCCATGGCGACTCGTCCTGCGCGAGCTGCCACATCTTCGGCGACTTCGACAGCCTGGACTGGGACCTGGGCAATCCGGATGCGGCCTACAAGCTCAACAAGAACCCCATCGTCACGACGCCGCCCGAGTTCGGCACCGATCCCACCTTTGGCCAGGATCCCAACTTCCACCCGGTGAAGGGCCCGCTGGCGACCCAGAGCCTGCGCGGCATGGCCAACCACGGTCCGATGCACTGGCGGGGGGACCGCTCCGGCGGGGAGCTGGCGACGAGCGCCCAGCCAGACAGCGGCGCGTTCAACGAGACCGAGGCGTTCAAGCAGTTCAACCCGGCGTTCATGGATCTGCTCGGACGCTCCGCCCAGCTCACTCCGGCGGAGATGCAGCGGTTCTCGGAGTTCATCCTCCAGGTCGTCTACCCGCCCAATCCCGTGCGCAACCTGGACAACTCGCTCACGTCGGCGCAGCAGGCGGGCAAGGACTTCTTCTTCAACACCACGAGCTTCTTCCATGGCTCGTGCCAGTCCTGCCACCGGCTGGATCCCAACGCCAACCCCGGCGCGGGTCCCTTCAAGGGCTTCTTCGGAACGGATGGCCGCTCGGCGTTCGTCGCGACGGCGCTCTTCCCCAAGGTGCCGCACCTGCGCAACCTGTACCAGAAGGTCGGCATGTTCGGCGTGGCCTACCCCTTCGGCTTCCTCCCCCCGGACCCCTTCATGGGCGATCAGATCCGTGGCTTCGGCTTCAACAGCGACGGCTCGATCGACACGATGATGCGCTTCAACAGCGGGTTCGACCATGATCCGATCTTCAACTCGGTCGGCATCCCGAACACGCCCGCGGGCCACCAGGCCAAGCTGGACATGGCGGAGTACCTCCTCGCCTTCGACACCAACCTGGCGCCCATCGTCGGGCAGCAGGTGACGCTCACCCCCCTCAACGCGATGGTGGCCGGCCCCCGCGTCAACCTCCTGATGGCGCGCGCGAACGTCGGCGAGTGCGACCTGGTGGCCAAGGGCCGCAACGCCCAGAACGAGGTGGGCTTCGCCTACGTGGGCAACGGGCTGTTCAAGAGCGACCGGAAATCCGATCCCCTCCTGGCCGACGCGGCCCTGCGCCTGATGGTGACCACGGGGCTGGGGGCGCTGACCTACACCTGCACGCCTCCGGGCTCGGGCCAGCGCATCGGCATCGATCGCGACCTCGACGGGCACCTGGACGGCGATGAGCGGCTCAACGGGACCGATCCCGCCAACCCCCTCAGCCATCCCTGA
- the lanKC gene encoding class III lanthionine synthetase LanKC has product MRGIERRARENIHLFTLLHPDRYGSLDAYQSKSAGFRELLIRLLPASWTVGRKSGIWCEAQPPEPSIPDTGFKIHVSTAHDRARELLTAVVPLLVAERVVFKVLVDELVLDLSNSHMWARGASGKFITIYPADVGQMKRLMEQLHGITKDFVGPYILSDKRYEGSHVLFYRYGAFRSLGRLNAYGEQVPHLRMTDGRLLPDPRPPFFTLPPGVDDPFPDDDRGPAEEPILHGRYKALSAMSSSSKGGVYRCLDLTSRVEVVLKEARPLVNRGRKNPCDAVDCLQNEYRILKRLETTGLAPRALDFFQDWEHSFLVMELVRGKKLSAHMASGQLSLLASPAPSADEVRRFGETFLAVSRKLISALRTIHAQGVVIQDISPKNILFDLERDQLTFIDFEAALDLQNPEQGPVIRLFTPGFGVDKPTGPVPTFQEDHQALSRVLGDFLYPPTPFFTLASHQREPMLEHFAREKGIPEAFVRLIFGIEQDFQRADELLAEAERSLEGIRSVQRLPPRRDDNALRDSLDGIIRYIADQIHTGTDPLDLPTDYRRFTTNRLSAAYGASGIALFLHRVGRPLPEVFLEALLRESSQVDNQRYAPGLYIGSAGIAWTLLELGRRKEAEDLLDIAGRSPLLFESADLFYGSGGFGLTNLFFFDRLGEEKYLQRAMHVFDTLKPGIQSSEQGDFFENNGDVYHGLAHGASGLGYFCLKLHQATGRQEHLEAAIRLLDFDLSSADWKKGHPRFHRSRRESVFYPYWHIGSAGIGCVALRFYDVLRDERYARQAQDIAASLAGNYSVFPTNFAGMAGLGGFFVDLHRYTGAEVWRTEARRFLDRVMLFALERPAGLVFPGEDLLRVSTDYGTGSAGTGSFIHRLLTGGGIPYLDFSA; this is encoded by the coding sequence ATGCGCGGCATCGAGCGGCGGGCACGGGAAAACATCCATCTCTTCACGCTTCTGCATCCAGATCGTTATGGGAGCCTGGATGCTTATCAATCGAAGAGCGCCGGGTTCCGGGAACTCCTGATTCGCCTGCTGCCGGCATCCTGGACGGTCGGAAGGAAGTCGGGGATCTGGTGCGAGGCCCAACCCCCCGAGCCCTCCATCCCAGACACTGGCTTCAAGATCCATGTGTCCACGGCGCACGATCGCGCCCGGGAACTCCTGACGGCGGTCGTCCCCCTGCTCGTCGCCGAGCGGGTGGTCTTCAAGGTCCTCGTCGACGAGCTCGTGCTCGACTTGAGCAATTCACACATGTGGGCACGGGGCGCGAGCGGGAAATTCATCACCATCTATCCCGCGGATGTCGGTCAGATGAAGCGGCTCATGGAGCAACTGCACGGCATCACGAAGGACTTCGTGGGCCCCTATATCCTGTCGGACAAGCGGTACGAAGGCAGCCACGTCCTCTTCTATCGTTACGGTGCGTTCCGGAGCCTGGGGCGCCTCAACGCCTACGGAGAGCAGGTGCCCCACCTGCGGATGACCGATGGCCGCCTGCTTCCGGACCCACGCCCTCCGTTCTTCACCCTGCCCCCGGGCGTGGACGATCCCTTCCCGGATGACGATCGGGGGCCCGCCGAGGAGCCCATCCTCCATGGCCGATACAAGGCGCTCTCGGCCATGAGTTCTTCCTCCAAGGGAGGAGTCTATCGGTGCCTCGATCTGACGTCCCGGGTGGAGGTGGTGCTCAAGGAGGCCCGGCCCCTGGTGAACCGGGGGCGCAAGAACCCCTGCGACGCCGTCGATTGTCTCCAGAACGAGTACCGGATCCTCAAGCGGCTGGAGACAACGGGACTGGCTCCCCGTGCGCTCGACTTCTTCCAGGACTGGGAGCACAGCTTTCTCGTCATGGAGCTCGTGCGCGGCAAGAAGCTCAGTGCCCACATGGCCTCCGGACAACTGTCCCTCCTCGCGTCGCCCGCTCCGAGTGCCGACGAGGTGCGGCGCTTCGGTGAGACCTTCCTCGCGGTGTCCAGGAAGCTCATCTCCGCGCTGCGTACCATCCACGCGCAGGGCGTGGTCATCCAGGACATCTCCCCGAAGAACATCCTGTTCGACCTGGAGCGCGATCAGCTCACGTTCATCGACTTCGAGGCCGCGCTCGACCTCCAGAACCCGGAGCAGGGTCCCGTCATCCGGCTGTTCACCCCCGGCTTCGGGGTGGATAAGCCCACGGGCCCGGTTCCCACCTTCCAGGAGGATCACCAGGCCTTGAGCCGGGTTCTCGGTGATTTCCTCTACCCTCCCACCCCCTTCTTCACGCTCGCCTCCCACCAGCGCGAGCCCATGCTCGAGCACTTCGCCCGGGAGAAGGGCATCCCGGAAGCCTTCGTGCGGCTCATCTTTGGAATCGAGCAGGACTTCCAGCGGGCGGACGAACTGCTGGCCGAGGCGGAGCGCAGCTTGGAGGGCATCCGCTCGGTGCAGCGGCTCCCTCCCCGTCGAGACGACAACGCATTGCGCGACTCCCTCGATGGGATCATCCGATACATCGCCGACCAGATCCACACGGGGACGGATCCCCTGGATCTCCCCACGGATTACCGCCGCTTCACCACCAATCGCTTGAGTGCCGCGTATGGAGCGTCTGGCATCGCGCTCTTCCTCCACCGCGTGGGAAGGCCGCTTCCCGAGGTCTTCCTCGAGGCCCTGCTTCGCGAGTCCTCCCAGGTCGACAACCAGCGCTACGCGCCCGGTCTCTATATCGGCAGTGCCGGAATCGCCTGGACGCTCCTGGAACTGGGGCGGAGGAAGGAGGCCGAGGACCTCCTGGACATCGCTGGGCGCTCTCCCCTGCTCTTCGAGAGCGCCGACCTCTTCTATGGAAGCGGCGGATTCGGGCTCACGAACCTGTTCTTCTTCGACCGGCTCGGGGAGGAGAAGTATCTCCAGCGGGCCATGCATGTCTTCGACACGCTGAAGCCAGGCATCCAGTCATCCGAGCAAGGGGACTTCTTCGAAAACAACGGAGATGTCTACCATGGCCTGGCACATGGCGCCTCCGGGCTCGGCTATTTCTGCCTGAAGCTCCACCAGGCGACCGGGCGGCAGGAGCACCTCGAGGCCGCGATCCGGCTCCTGGACTTCGATCTGTCGAGTGCCGATTGGAAGAAGGGTCATCCACGGTTCCACCGTTCCCGGCGGGAATCGGTGTTCTATCCGTACTGGCACATTGGGAGCGCGGGCATTGGCTGTGTCGCGCTGCGCTTCTACGACGTGCTCAGGGACGAGCGGTACGCCCGGCAGGCCCAGGACATCGCGGCGTCGCTCGCGGGCAACTACTCCGTGTTTCCCACGAACTTCGCGGGCATGGCGGGCCTGGGAGGATTCTTCGTGGACCTCCATCGATATACCGGCGCGGAGGTCTGGCGAACGGAGGCCCGGCGGTTCCTGGATCGGGTCATGCTGTTCGCGCTCGAGCGGCCCGCCGGCCTCGTCTTCCCTGGCGAGGATCTCCTCCGCGTCTCCACGGATTACGGCACGGGTTCCGCGGGGACCGGCTCGTTCATCCACCGGCTTCTCACGGGCGGTGGCATTCCCTATCTGGACTTCTCCGCATGA
- a CDS encoding class III lanthipeptide, which translates to MNNVLALQKLSSDTGEEAVGDNSADGGQEPAASNISLVDCEMGSGLSLLLC; encoded by the coding sequence ATGAACAACGTACTCGCATTGCAGAAGCTCTCCTCGGATACGGGCGAGGAGGCAGTCGGAGACAACTCAGCGGATGGAGGGCAGGAGCCCGCTGCCTCCAACATCAGCCTGGTTGATTGTGAAATGGGTTCGGGCCTGAGTCTCCTGTTGTGCTAG